In Phyllopteryx taeniolatus isolate TA_2022b chromosome 8, UOR_Ptae_1.2, whole genome shotgun sequence, one genomic interval encodes:
- the tiam1b gene encoding rho guanine nucleotide exchange factor TIAM1 isoform X1 has translation MGNAESQHGENAFFGTERGYLSRKHMSRSLRISNKQSRRCRHASSGKIEHRNSEASTRSSSTPSIPQSLAENGLEPFNETNVLPDFGSPIWVDRVVMNLRPMSFHHDLSSPTAHGNTMLITLPGPTADEVQDEDVYAGEVTYLQDARDCTKEATGFTKKRSKSADTWRDDSLEFSLSDLSQDHLTSTEEMITPSTERDLMDCEGPLQSIPAESTDRANSLDELYNQKTTGRRQPHGRYAKLHDGKWVAGEGEDDKMICEEDSNTYSAFTLPCRRSHCLSEGLRGPQVPMSGSMQGRRAQTIQDVTAGEGSEYEDSGIDGVTAEAESRRYKTMSASFSVCSAAGGSVFAGSDSGSSNGGGGSGGGTADCAQGVYENFRQELEMSSCQTESLEEVLSDEQSTMSSPYQSDPLLGAGAQGMVRKAGRLAVKNFLVHKKNKKVESAARRKWKSYWVSLKGCTLFFYETDGRSGIDNSSVPKHAIWAENSIVQAVPEHPKKDFVFCLSNSLGDAFLFQTCSQTELENWITAIHSACATAVARQHRREDTVRLLRAEIKKLEQKIDMDEKMKKMGDMQLSAVTDAKKRKTILDQIFLWEQNLEQFHMDLFRFRCYLASLQGGELPNPKRLLAFASRPTKLAMGRLGIFSVSSFHTLVAARTESGVRRRAHAMSRSCSKRKSRFSSLWGLDTTSKKKTRAHPSINQVFADGEELAKSTADGRYGDSAKEPQPNEEATGKSVPRAGTESDIWLPDHLTPSWVCLPNDQPVLTIVQPGESALCVLETICKAHHLDPTKHYLRLKFLIDNRVQFYIPKPEEDVCDLLYKEVELCSKITKVVQFDRDESCMIGYGFSISVVEEDGVQQLYITDVRAGGLAFAKGLNAGDEILQLNGKEAHSLHFCDMKAAFSLSSLALTVSTLPPLERRQLCFLPPRRSDVEEDLYTDIFSQSQEEILDDSAGLLPESSGDSLDDDDDCEIFGQTDACRKNTEQVAAFCRSLHDTNPPECASSSSPSPDSPFPPALRQLSDADKLRKVITELVETERTYVKDLNCLIGRYLSPLQKETFLTQDELDVLFGNLPEMVEFQVEFLKTLEDGTRLVPDLDKLERVDQFKKILFSLGGSFLYYADRFKIYSAFCASHTKVPKVLVKAKSDPDFKAFLDERNPKQQHSSTLESYLIKPIQRVLKYPLLLRELHSLTDPDSEEHYHLDVAMKAMNKVASHINEMQKIHEEFGAVFDHLITEQSGDKKEVADLSMGDLLLHTSVTWINPPASLGKWKKEPQMATFVFKTAVVFVCKDGSKQKKKMGGSHRASMSSEEKDPFRYRHMIPTDALQVRPLANADGEGTSVCEIVHTKSESEGRPERAFQLCCSSPESRKDFLKTVHSILREKHRRQLLKTESLPLSQQYVPFGGKRLCALKGARPVINRAASAPTRAFGRRKLVRNRFTIDTDIVFDGEPERDSASPPEPEDEPTEPEGDRLLSSSSDAGDTDRWVEEQFDLKEYEDPEEVKETDILSDEDDGLRLDASVAALSLEGESPGHGEASATTDNNEDRANVWVRREHPECSPD, from the exons ATGGGCAATGCGGAAAGCCAGCACGGGGAGAATGCCTTCTTTGGTACGGAACGTGGCTATTTGTCACGGAAGCATATGTCACGCTCTCTTCGCATCTCCAACAAGCAGTCGCGGCGCTGTCGGCACGCCTCGTCGGGCAAGATAGAGCACAGGAACTCCGAGGCCAGCACGCGCTCCAGCAGCACCCCCAGCATCCCGCAGTCCCTGGCTGAAAATGGTCTGGAGCCTTTCAATGAGACCAACGTCCTGCCTGACTTTGGAAGTCCCATTTGGGTGGACCGTGTGGTCATGAACCTGAGGCCCATGTCCTTCCACCACGACCTGTCCAGTCCCACGGCGCACGGCAACACCATGCTTATCACCCTCCCCGGGCCCACCGCAGACGAGGTGCAGGATGAAGACGTGTATGCGGGCGAGGTAACGTATCTCCAGGACGCCCGGGACTGCACCAAGGAGGCCACCGGTTTTACGAAGAAGCGATCCAAGTCGGCGGACACGTGGCGAGACGACAGCCTGGAGTTCTCCCTGTCGGACCTCAGCCAAGACCACCTGACCAGCACGGAGGAGATGATAACCCCTAGCACGGAGCGGGACTTGATGGACTGCGAAGGCCCGCTCCAGTCCATTCCCGCAGAGTCCACAGACCGGGCCAACTCCTTAGACGAACTGTACAACCAGAAGACCACCGGTCGCAGGCAACCCCACGGCCGCTACGCCAAGTTGCATGACGGTAAATGGGTCGCCGGGGAGGGCGAAGACGATAAGATGATCTGTGAGGAGGACAGCAACACCTACAGCGCCTTCACTCTGCCGTGCAGACGCTCACATTGCCTCTCTGAAGGCTTGCGCGGACCCCAGGTCCCCATGAGCGGCAGCATGCAGGGCAGGAGGGCGCAGACCATCCAG GACGTCACCGCCGGCGAGGGCAGCGAGTACGAGGACAGCGGCATCGACGGGGTGACCGCCGAGGCCGAGTCCCGCCGCTACAAGACCATGTCGGCCTCCTTCTCAGTGTGCTCGGCGGCGGGCGGCAGCGTGTTCGCCGGCAGCGACAGCGGTAGCAGTAACGGCGGCGGCGGAAGCGGCGGCGGGACCGCCGATTGCGCCCAGGGCGTCTACGAGAACTTCCGCCAAGAGCTGGAGATGAGCTCCTGCCAGACGGAGAGCTTGGAGGAGGTGCTGAGCGACGAGCAGAGCACCATGAGCTCGCCCTATCAGTCTGACCCGCTGCTCGGCGCAGGCGCGCAGGGGATGGTGCGCAAAGCGGGCAGGCTCGCTGTCAAGAACTTCCTGGTGcacaagaagaacaagaaggtGGAGTCGGCCGCCAGGCGCAAGTGGAAGAGCTACTGGGTGTCCCTCAAAG GCTGCACTCTTTTCTTCTACGAGACCGACGGGCGCTCGGGAATCGACAACAGCAGCGTCCCCAAGCACGCCATCTGGGCGGAGAACAGCATCGTGCAGGCCGTACCCGAGCATCCCAAAAAAGACTTTGTCTTCTGCCTCAGTAACTCGCTGGGAGATGCCTTCTTGTTCCAG ACGTGCAGCCAGACCGAGTTGGAGAACTGGATCACGGCCATCCACTCGGCGTGCGCCACTGCCGTCGCCCGGCAGCACCGGCGCGAGGACACGGTGCGCCTGTTGCGTGCCGAGATCAAGAAGCTGGAGCAAAAGATCGACATGGacgagaagatgaagaagatgggCGACATGCAGCTGTCCGCTGTCACCGACGCCAAGAAGAGGAAGACAATCCTGGATCAG ATCTTCTTGTGGGAGCAGAACCTCGAGCAGTTCCACATGGATCTGTTCCGCTTCCGCTGCTACCTGGCCAGTCTGCAGGGCGGCGAGCTGCCCAACCCCAAGCGCCTGCTGGCCTTCGCCTCGCGCCCCACCAAGCTGGCCATGGGCCGCCTGGGGATCTTCTCCGTCTCGTCCTTCCACACGCTG GTGGCGGCTCGGACGGAGAGCGGCGTGAGGCGGCGGGCGCACGCCATGTCACGCTCGTGCAGCAAGCGCAAAAGCCGCTTCTCGTCCCTCTGGGGTCTGGACACCACCTCCAAGAAGAAGACCAGAGCCCACCCCAGCATCAACCAG GTCTTTGCGGACGGAGAAGAGCTTGCGAAAAGCACCGCAGATGGACGATACGGCGACTCGGCAAAGGAGCCCCAA CCAAACGAGGAGGCGACCGGCAAGAGCGTCCCGCGGGCCGGCACGGAGAGTGACATCTGGCTGCCCGACCACCTCACCCCCTCCTGGGTGTGTTTGCCCAACGACCAGCCGGTGCTGACCATCGTCCAGCCCGGAGAGTCGGCACTGTGCGTGCTGGAAACCATATGCAAG GCCCACCACCTGGATCCCACCAAGCACTACCTTCGGCTCAAGTTCCTCATCGACAACCGAGTTCAGTTCTACATCCCCAAACCGGAGGAGGACGTGTGTGACCTG CTTTACAAAGAAGTTGAACTCTGCTCCAAAATAACAAAAGTGGTCCAGTTCGACAGAGACGAGTCATGCATGATTGGTTACG gTTTCTCCATCTCGGTGGTGGAGGAGGACGGAGTGCAGCAGCTTTACATCACGGACGTGAGGGCGGGCGGACTCGCCTTCGCTAAAG GTCTAAACGCAGGCGACGAAATCCTGCAGCTGAACGGGAAGGAAGCCCACAGCCTGCACTTCTGCGACATGAAGGCGGCGTTCTCGCTGTCGTCGCTGGCGTTGACCGTCAGCACGCTGCCTCCCCTGGAGCGCcgccagctctgcttcctgccgCCGCGGCGCTCGGACGTGGAGGAGGACCTGTACACGGACATCTTCTCCCAGAGCCAAG AGGAAATCCTGGACGACAGCGCGGGGCTGCTGCCGGAGAGCTCGGGAGACAGCttggacgacgacgacgactgcGAGATCTTCGGCCAGACTGACGCCTGCAGAAAG aatACAGAGCAAGTGGCCGCCTTCTGCCGCAGCCTCCATGACACGAATCCCCCGGAGTGCGCGTCCTCGTCCTCGCCCAGCCCGGACTCGCCCTTCCCGCCCGCGCTCCGGCAGCTCTCGGACGCCGACAAGCTGCGCAAGGTCATCACCGAGCTGGTGGAGACAGAGCGCACCTACGTCAAA GACCTCAACTGCCTCATTGGGAGATATTTAAGCCCACTGCAGAAAGAGACCTTTCTCACTCAGGATGAG CTGGATGTTCTTTTTGGAAATCTTCCAGAAATGGTGGAGTTCCAGGTGGAGTTCCTTAAGACTCTGGAGGATGGAACCCGACTGGTTCCCGATCTGGACAAGCTGGAGAGAGTAGACCAGTTTAAA AAAATCCTGTTCTCCCTGGGAGGCTCGTTCCTCTACTACGCCGACCGCTTTAAGATCTACAGTGCGTTCTGCGCCAGCCACACCAAAGTCCCGAAGGTCCTCGTTAAGG CCAAAAGTGACCCCGACTTCAAGGCCTTCCTGGACGAGCGCAACCCCAAGCAGCAACATTCGTCCACGCTGGAGTCGTACCTGATCAAGCCCATCCAGAGGGTTCTCAAGTACCCTCTGCTGCTCCGGGAGCTCCACTCGCTCACTGACCCGGACAGCGAGGAGCACTACCACCTGGACG TCGCCATGAAGGCCATGAACAAAGTGGCCAGCCACATCAACGAGATGCAGAAAATCCACGAGGAGTTTGGCGCCGTGTTCGACCATCTCATCACCGAGCAGAGCGGTGACAAGAAGGAG GTTGCTGACTTGTCCATGGGCGACCTGCTGCTCCACACCAGCGTGACATGGATCAATCCACCTGCTTCCTTAGGAAAGTGGAAGAAAGAGCCCCAGATGGCCACTTTTG TGTTCAAAACAGCCGTTGTCTTCGTTTGCAAAGATGGGtccaaacagaaaaagaaaatg GGTGGTTCCCACCGAGCGTCTATGTCTTCTGAAGAAAAAGACCCCTTCCGATATCGTCACATGATTCCGACAGACGCCCTCCAAGTTAGACCGTTGGCTAATGCAG ACGGCGAGGGCACGTCCGTGTGCGAGATCGTCCACACAAAGTCGGAGTCCGAAGGCCGGCCGGAGAGGGCCTTCCAACTGTGTTGCAG CTCCCCGGAGAGCAGGAAAGACTTCCTAAAAACGGTGCACTCCATCCTGCGGGAGAAGCACCGGCGGCAGTTGCTGAAGACAGAGAGTCTGCCGCTCAGCCAGCAGTATGTGCCCTTCGGAGGGAAGCGCCTGTGCGCGCTCAAGGGCGCTCGGCCCGTCATCAACCGAGCAG cgTCTGCACCAACCAGAGCCTTCGGTCGGAGAAAGCTGGTGCGCAATCGCTTCACCATCGACACCGACATCGTCTTTGACGGCGAGCCCGAGCGAGATTCCGCTTCCCCTCCGGAGCCCGAGGATGAGCCGACGGAGCCGGAGGGCGACCGGCTTCTGTCGTCGTCGTCGGACGCCGGCGACACGGACCGCTGGGTGGAAGAACAGTTTGATCTCAAAGAGTACGAAGACCCCGAGGAGGTGAAGGAGACGGACATCCTGAGCGACGAGGACGACGGGCTCCGCCTCGACGCCTCCGTGGCCGCGTTGTCCCTGGAGGGCGAGAGTCCCGGGCACGGCGAGGCCTCGGCCACGACGGACAACAACGAGGACCGGGCTAACGTTTGGGTGCGGCGGGAGCATCCGGAATGCTCGCCCGACTGA
- the tiam1b gene encoding rho guanine nucleotide exchange factor TIAM1 isoform X3, producing the protein MGNAESQHGENAFFGTERGYLSRKHMSRSLRISNKQSRRCRHASSGKIEHRNSEASTRSSSTPSIPQSLAENGLEPFNETNVLPDFGSPIWVDRVVMNLRPMSFHHDLSSPTAHGNTMLITLPGPTADEVQDEDVYAGEVTYLQDARDCTKEATGFTKKRSKSADTWRDDSLEFSLSDLSQDHLTSTEEMITPSTERDLMDCEGPLQSIPAESTDRANSLDELYNQKTTGRRQPHGRYAKLHDGKWVAGEGEDDKMICEEDSNTYSAFTLPCRRSHCLSEGLRGPQVPMSGSMQGRRAQTIQDVTAGEGSEYEDSGIDGVTAEAESRRYKTMSASFSVCSAAGGSVFAGSDSGSSNGGGGSGGGTADCAQGVYENFRQELEMSSCQTESLEEVLSDEQSTMSSPYQSDPLLGAGAQGMVRKAGRLAVKNFLVHKKNKKVESAARRKWKSYWVSLKGCTLFFYETDGRSGIDNSSVPKHAIWAENSIVQAVPEHPKKDFVFCLSNSLGDAFLFQTCSQTELENWITAIHSACATAVARQHRREDTVRLLRAEIKKLEQKIDMDEKMKKMGDMQLSAVTDAKKRKTILDQIFLWEQNLEQFHMDLFRFRCYLASLQGGELPNPKRLLAFASRPTKLAMGRLGIFSVSSFHTLVAARTESGVRRRAHAMSRSCSKRKSRFSSLWGLDTTSKKKTRAHPSINQVFADGEELAKSTADGRYGDSAKEPQPNEEATGKSVPRAGTESDIWLPDHLTPSWVCLPNDQPVLTIVQPGESALCVLETICKAHHLDPTKHYLRLKFLIDNRVQFYIPKPEEDVCDLLYKEVELCSKITKVVQFDRDESCMIGYGFSISVVEEDGVQQLYITDVRAGGLAFAKGLNAGDEILQLNGKEAHSLHFCDMKAAFSLSSLALTVSTLPPLERRQLCFLPPRRSDVEEDLYTDIFSQSQEEILDDSAGLLPESSGDSLDDDDDCEIFGQTDACRKWSHPRKRSCDSLFDMLHLNTEQVAAFCRSLHDTNPPECASSSSPSPDSPFPPALRQLSDADKLRKVITELVETERTYVKDLNCLIGRYLSPLQKETFLTQDELDVLFGNLPEMVEFQVEFLKTLEDGTRLVPDLDKLERVDQFKKILFSLGGSFLYYADRFKIYSAFCASHTKVPKVLVKAKSDPDFKAFLDERNPKQQHSSTLESYLIKPIQRVLKYPLLLRELHSLTDPDSEEHYHLDVAMKAMNKVASHINEMQKIHEEFGAVFDHLITEQSGDKKEVADLSMGDLLLHTSVTWINPPASLGKWKKEPQMATFVFKTAVVFVCKDGSKQKKKMGGSHRASMSSEEKDPFRYRHMIPTDALQVRPLANADGEGTSVCEIVHTKSESEGRPERAFQLCCSSPESRKDFLKTVHSILREKHRRQLLKTESLPLSQQYVPFGGKRLCALKGARPVINRAASAPTRAFGRRKLVRNRFTIDTDIVFDGEPERDSASPPEPEDEPTEPEGDRLLSSSSDAGDTDRWVEEQFDLKEYEDPEEVKETDILSDEDDGLRLDASVAALSLEGESPGHGEASATTDNNEDRANVWVRREHPECSPD; encoded by the exons ATGGGCAATGCGGAAAGCCAGCACGGGGAGAATGCCTTCTTTGGTACGGAACGTGGCTATTTGTCACGGAAGCATATGTCACGCTCTCTTCGCATCTCCAACAAGCAGTCGCGGCGCTGTCGGCACGCCTCGTCGGGCAAGATAGAGCACAGGAACTCCGAGGCCAGCACGCGCTCCAGCAGCACCCCCAGCATCCCGCAGTCCCTGGCTGAAAATGGTCTGGAGCCTTTCAATGAGACCAACGTCCTGCCTGACTTTGGAAGTCCCATTTGGGTGGACCGTGTGGTCATGAACCTGAGGCCCATGTCCTTCCACCACGACCTGTCCAGTCCCACGGCGCACGGCAACACCATGCTTATCACCCTCCCCGGGCCCACCGCAGACGAGGTGCAGGATGAAGACGTGTATGCGGGCGAGGTAACGTATCTCCAGGACGCCCGGGACTGCACCAAGGAGGCCACCGGTTTTACGAAGAAGCGATCCAAGTCGGCGGACACGTGGCGAGACGACAGCCTGGAGTTCTCCCTGTCGGACCTCAGCCAAGACCACCTGACCAGCACGGAGGAGATGATAACCCCTAGCACGGAGCGGGACTTGATGGACTGCGAAGGCCCGCTCCAGTCCATTCCCGCAGAGTCCACAGACCGGGCCAACTCCTTAGACGAACTGTACAACCAGAAGACCACCGGTCGCAGGCAACCCCACGGCCGCTACGCCAAGTTGCATGACGGTAAATGGGTCGCCGGGGAGGGCGAAGACGATAAGATGATCTGTGAGGAGGACAGCAACACCTACAGCGCCTTCACTCTGCCGTGCAGACGCTCACATTGCCTCTCTGAAGGCTTGCGCGGACCCCAGGTCCCCATGAGCGGCAGCATGCAGGGCAGGAGGGCGCAGACCATCCAG GACGTCACCGCCGGCGAGGGCAGCGAGTACGAGGACAGCGGCATCGACGGGGTGACCGCCGAGGCCGAGTCCCGCCGCTACAAGACCATGTCGGCCTCCTTCTCAGTGTGCTCGGCGGCGGGCGGCAGCGTGTTCGCCGGCAGCGACAGCGGTAGCAGTAACGGCGGCGGCGGAAGCGGCGGCGGGACCGCCGATTGCGCCCAGGGCGTCTACGAGAACTTCCGCCAAGAGCTGGAGATGAGCTCCTGCCAGACGGAGAGCTTGGAGGAGGTGCTGAGCGACGAGCAGAGCACCATGAGCTCGCCCTATCAGTCTGACCCGCTGCTCGGCGCAGGCGCGCAGGGGATGGTGCGCAAAGCGGGCAGGCTCGCTGTCAAGAACTTCCTGGTGcacaagaagaacaagaaggtGGAGTCGGCCGCCAGGCGCAAGTGGAAGAGCTACTGGGTGTCCCTCAAAG GCTGCACTCTTTTCTTCTACGAGACCGACGGGCGCTCGGGAATCGACAACAGCAGCGTCCCCAAGCACGCCATCTGGGCGGAGAACAGCATCGTGCAGGCCGTACCCGAGCATCCCAAAAAAGACTTTGTCTTCTGCCTCAGTAACTCGCTGGGAGATGCCTTCTTGTTCCAG ACGTGCAGCCAGACCGAGTTGGAGAACTGGATCACGGCCATCCACTCGGCGTGCGCCACTGCCGTCGCCCGGCAGCACCGGCGCGAGGACACGGTGCGCCTGTTGCGTGCCGAGATCAAGAAGCTGGAGCAAAAGATCGACATGGacgagaagatgaagaagatgggCGACATGCAGCTGTCCGCTGTCACCGACGCCAAGAAGAGGAAGACAATCCTGGATCAG ATCTTCTTGTGGGAGCAGAACCTCGAGCAGTTCCACATGGATCTGTTCCGCTTCCGCTGCTACCTGGCCAGTCTGCAGGGCGGCGAGCTGCCCAACCCCAAGCGCCTGCTGGCCTTCGCCTCGCGCCCCACCAAGCTGGCCATGGGCCGCCTGGGGATCTTCTCCGTCTCGTCCTTCCACACGCTG GTGGCGGCTCGGACGGAGAGCGGCGTGAGGCGGCGGGCGCACGCCATGTCACGCTCGTGCAGCAAGCGCAAAAGCCGCTTCTCGTCCCTCTGGGGTCTGGACACCACCTCCAAGAAGAAGACCAGAGCCCACCCCAGCATCAACCAG GTCTTTGCGGACGGAGAAGAGCTTGCGAAAAGCACCGCAGATGGACGATACGGCGACTCGGCAAAGGAGCCCCAA CCAAACGAGGAGGCGACCGGCAAGAGCGTCCCGCGGGCCGGCACGGAGAGTGACATCTGGCTGCCCGACCACCTCACCCCCTCCTGGGTGTGTTTGCCCAACGACCAGCCGGTGCTGACCATCGTCCAGCCCGGAGAGTCGGCACTGTGCGTGCTGGAAACCATATGCAAG GCCCACCACCTGGATCCCACCAAGCACTACCTTCGGCTCAAGTTCCTCATCGACAACCGAGTTCAGTTCTACATCCCCAAACCGGAGGAGGACGTGTGTGACCTG CTTTACAAAGAAGTTGAACTCTGCTCCAAAATAACAAAAGTGGTCCAGTTCGACAGAGACGAGTCATGCATGATTGGTTACG gTTTCTCCATCTCGGTGGTGGAGGAGGACGGAGTGCAGCAGCTTTACATCACGGACGTGAGGGCGGGCGGACTCGCCTTCGCTAAAG GTCTAAACGCAGGCGACGAAATCCTGCAGCTGAACGGGAAGGAAGCCCACAGCCTGCACTTCTGCGACATGAAGGCGGCGTTCTCGCTGTCGTCGCTGGCGTTGACCGTCAGCACGCTGCCTCCCCTGGAGCGCcgccagctctgcttcctgccgCCGCGGCGCTCGGACGTGGAGGAGGACCTGTACACGGACATCTTCTCCCAGAGCCAAG AGGAAATCCTGGACGACAGCGCGGGGCTGCTGCCGGAGAGCTCGGGAGACAGCttggacgacgacgacgactgcGAGATCTTCGGCCAGACTGACGCCTGCAGAAAG TGGAGTCATCCCAGGAAGCGCTCGTGCGACTCGCTCTTTGACATGCTTCATCTG aatACAGAGCAAGTGGCCGCCTTCTGCCGCAGCCTCCATGACACGAATCCCCCGGAGTGCGCGTCCTCGTCCTCGCCCAGCCCGGACTCGCCCTTCCCGCCCGCGCTCCGGCAGCTCTCGGACGCCGACAAGCTGCGCAAGGTCATCACCGAGCTGGTGGAGACAGAGCGCACCTACGTCAAA GACCTCAACTGCCTCATTGGGAGATATTTAAGCCCACTGCAGAAAGAGACCTTTCTCACTCAGGATGAG CTGGATGTTCTTTTTGGAAATCTTCCAGAAATGGTGGAGTTCCAGGTGGAGTTCCTTAAGACTCTGGAGGATGGAACCCGACTGGTTCCCGATCTGGACAAGCTGGAGAGAGTAGACCAGTTTAAA AAAATCCTGTTCTCCCTGGGAGGCTCGTTCCTCTACTACGCCGACCGCTTTAAGATCTACAGTGCGTTCTGCGCCAGCCACACCAAAGTCCCGAAGGTCCTCGTTAAGG CCAAAAGTGACCCCGACTTCAAGGCCTTCCTGGACGAGCGCAACCCCAAGCAGCAACATTCGTCCACGCTGGAGTCGTACCTGATCAAGCCCATCCAGAGGGTTCTCAAGTACCCTCTGCTGCTCCGGGAGCTCCACTCGCTCACTGACCCGGACAGCGAGGAGCACTACCACCTGGACG TCGCCATGAAGGCCATGAACAAAGTGGCCAGCCACATCAACGAGATGCAGAAAATCCACGAGGAGTTTGGCGCCGTGTTCGACCATCTCATCACCGAGCAGAGCGGTGACAAGAAGGAG GTTGCTGACTTGTCCATGGGCGACCTGCTGCTCCACACCAGCGTGACATGGATCAATCCACCTGCTTCCTTAGGAAAGTGGAAGAAAGAGCCCCAGATGGCCACTTTTG TGTTCAAAACAGCCGTTGTCTTCGTTTGCAAAGATGGGtccaaacagaaaaagaaaatg GGTGGTTCCCACCGAGCGTCTATGTCTTCTGAAGAAAAAGACCCCTTCCGATATCGTCACATGATTCCGACAGACGCCCTCCAAGTTAGACCGTTGGCTAATGCAG ACGGCGAGGGCACGTCCGTGTGCGAGATCGTCCACACAAAGTCGGAGTCCGAAGGCCGGCCGGAGAGGGCCTTCCAACTGTGTTGCAG CTCCCCGGAGAGCAGGAAAGACTTCCTAAAAACGGTGCACTCCATCCTGCGGGAGAAGCACCGGCGGCAGTTGCTGAAGACAGAGAGTCTGCCGCTCAGCCAGCAGTATGTGCCCTTCGGAGGGAAGCGCCTGTGCGCGCTCAAGGGCGCTCGGCCCGTCATCAACCGAGCAG cgTCTGCACCAACCAGAGCCTTCGGTCGGAGAAAGCTGGTGCGCAATCGCTTCACCATCGACACCGACATCGTCTTTGACGGCGAGCCCGAGCGAGATTCCGCTTCCCCTCCGGAGCCCGAGGATGAGCCGACGGAGCCGGAGGGCGACCGGCTTCTGTCGTCGTCGTCGGACGCCGGCGACACGGACCGCTGGGTGGAAGAACAGTTTGATCTCAAAGAGTACGAAGACCCCGAGGAGGTGAAGGAGACGGACATCCTGAGCGACGAGGACGACGGGCTCCGCCTCGACGCCTCCGTGGCCGCGTTGTCCCTGGAGGGCGAGAGTCCCGGGCACGGCGAGGCCTCGGCCACGACGGACAACAACGAGGACCGGGCTAACGTTTGGGTGCGGCGGGAGCATCCGGAATGCTCGCCCGACTGA